A stretch of Paraburkholderia phenazinium DNA encodes these proteins:
- a CDS encoding TetR/AcrR family transcriptional regulator yields the protein MIALKCNLISESIEDASARLLDFMKESAASGKPTTQYVDRYLTEQHREERGDGCLIAALGSEIAREPAAQAAFTRHVEGTLKGLTEPLAKAKKKNARRDAIHTLSSIVGAIILARAVDDPELSEEILREVRAVLD from the coding sequence TTGATCGCCTTGAAATGCAATCTGATTTCGGAGAGCATTGAAGATGCATCGGCCAGATTGCTCGACTTCATGAAGGAAAGTGCGGCGTCTGGTAAGCCAACGACTCAATACGTCGACAGATATCTCACTGAGCAACACCGCGAAGAGAGGGGAGACGGATGCCTGATCGCAGCATTGGGGAGCGAGATTGCGCGCGAGCCTGCGGCTCAAGCTGCATTCACGCGGCATGTGGAGGGTACGCTCAAAGGCTTAACCGAGCCACTTGCAAAGGCAAAAAAGAAAAATGCTCGTCGCGATGCGATCCATACGCTTTCAAGCATCGTCGGAGCCATCATTCTGGCTCGCGCGGTTGACGACCCTGAACTCTCGGAAGAGATTCTTCGCGAGGTGCGGGCGGTTCTGGACTGA